In Tindallia magadiensis, one DNA window encodes the following:
- the ftsH gene encoding ATP-dependent zinc metalloprotease FtsH, with translation MRKMFRGASFYIIIFIVLLILVQQFVQPPQESVEIPFSELYQELINGKVEEINIVDRSVEGTLIRDGESVNFESFVPVVFSDERLTAILESNMVDIGAEVKGAPPPSTPWFIQLLPSVFMILIFVVLWFVFMQQSQGGGNKVMSFGKSKAKLHKEDEKTRINFDDVAGLDEEKEELQELVDFLKNPKKFVDLGARIPKGILMVGPPGTGKTFLTKAVAGEAGVPFYSISGSDFVEMFVGVGASRVRDLFDQAKKSAPCIIFIDEIDAVGRRRGAGLGGGHDEREQTLNQLLVEMDGFGINEGVIVVAATNRADILDPALLRPGRFDRQVAVGLPDLKGREAILKVHARGKPIDESVDLKVLARRTPGFSPADIENLMNEAALLTARKNQKKLMMDTIEEAITKVIAGMEKKSRVISEKERVLTSFHEAGHALVASMLPNTDPVHQISIIPRGRAGGFTMILPKEDKYYATKTEMEEHIIHLLGGRVAEKLVLSDISTGAQNDLQRVTAIARGMVTKYGMSDKLGPMTFGSDEDEVFLGRDMTSKRNYSEEVAAQIDDEIRRIVEEAYHRTELLLKENMEKLHSIAHALLKLETLNADEYKRIFYGDIIIGKDDDIDTVRNKIASVQLEESEIEMTEEEMDENSAEESASHLENEMEQKQEADRNSTVSSEKYRPVSSDHIESDS, from the coding sequence TTGAGGAAAATGTTCCGCGGTGCCAGTTTCTATATCATTATTTTTATCGTGCTGTTGATACTGGTACAGCAATTTGTGCAACCACCGCAGGAATCCGTTGAAATACCGTTTTCAGAGCTTTATCAGGAACTGATCAATGGGAAAGTGGAAGAAATTAATATTGTCGACAGATCAGTAGAAGGAACGCTGATTCGGGACGGCGAATCTGTCAATTTTGAGTCTTTTGTGCCAGTTGTATTCAGTGATGAACGATTAACGGCCATTCTGGAAAGCAATATGGTTGACATAGGGGCTGAAGTAAAAGGTGCTCCGCCGCCATCAACACCCTGGTTTATTCAGTTGCTACCTTCCGTATTCATGATTCTTATTTTTGTTGTCCTGTGGTTTGTTTTTATGCAACAGTCCCAGGGTGGCGGAAATAAGGTAATGTCTTTTGGAAAAAGTAAAGCAAAGCTCCACAAAGAAGATGAGAAAACACGGATCAACTTTGATGATGTTGCAGGTTTGGATGAAGAAAAAGAAGAATTGCAGGAACTAGTAGATTTCTTAAAGAATCCGAAAAAATTTGTAGACCTGGGAGCGAGAATACCGAAGGGAATATTAATGGTAGGACCGCCCGGTACAGGAAAAACATTTTTAACAAAAGCGGTGGCTGGTGAAGCAGGGGTACCCTTTTATAGCATCAGTGGTTCTGACTTTGTCGAAATGTTTGTAGGGGTAGGAGCTTCAAGAGTTAGAGATCTTTTTGATCAGGCAAAGAAAAGTGCCCCCTGTATTATTTTTATCGATGAAATTGATGCTGTTGGTAGACGTCGAGGTGCTGGTCTTGGCGGAGGTCATGACGAGCGAGAACAAACACTCAATCAACTTTTGGTAGAGATGGATGGTTTTGGTATTAACGAAGGAGTTATTGTTGTTGCCGCAACCAATAGGGCAGATATTTTGGATCCGGCATTATTAAGACCAGGACGTTTTGACCGCCAGGTTGCCGTCGGCTTGCCAGACTTAAAAGGCAGAGAAGCAATTCTGAAGGTGCATGCCAGAGGAAAACCAATCGATGAATCGGTGGATCTTAAAGTGCTGGCAAGAAGAACTCCAGGGTTTTCACCGGCAGATATTGAAAATCTGATGAACGAAGCGGCGTTGTTAACCGCAAGAAAAAATCAGAAAAAACTTATGATGGACACGATTGAAGAAGCTATTACCAAAGTAATTGCAGGTATGGAGAAAAAGAGTCGTGTGATCAGTGAAAAAGAGCGTGTCCTTACGTCTTTTCATGAAGCTGGTCATGCCTTGGTAGCTTCCATGTTGCCTAATACAGATCCGGTACATCAAATTAGCATCATTCCTAGAGGTAGAGCTGGTGGATTTACTATGATTTTGCCTAAAGAAGACAAGTATTATGCAACCAAAACAGAGATGGAAGAACATATTATTCATCTGTTAGGTGGCCGGGTGGCTGAGAAACTAGTTCTTTCCGATATTAGCACCGGTGCGCAGAATGACCTACAGAGAGTAACGGCTATTGCCAGAGGAATGGTAACTAAGTATGGGATGAGTGACAAGTTGGGGCCGATGACCTTTGGTAGTGACGAAGATGAAGTGTTCCTTGGTAGGGATATGACATCGAAGCGAAACTATTCAGAGGAAGTAGCGGCACAAATAGACGATGAAATTCGTCGTATTGTTGAAGAAGCCTATCATCGGACGGAATTGTTGCTTAAAGAAAACATGGAAAAACTCCACTCCATTGCTCATGCGTTGCTTAAATTAGAAACGCTCAACGCTGATGAGTACAAGCGAATTTTTTATGGTGATATTATCATAGGAAAAGATGATGATATTGATACGGTAAGAAATAAAATTGCATCAGTTCAGTTGGAAGAATCAGAAATAGAAATGACAGAAGAAGAGATGGATGAAAATAGCGCAGAAGAAAGTGCTAGTCATTTAGAAAACGAGATGGAACAAAAACAGGAAGCTGATCGTAATAGCACGGTATCATCAGAAAAGTACAGACCGGTCAGCAGCGATCATATTGAATCAGACAGTTAA
- the tilS gene encoding tRNA lysidine(34) synthetase TilS, translated as MKDSVIIEKVIESKQVNMNDHIVVGFSGGADSVCLLHALFQLADTYRLQIVAAHLNHNLRGMDSNEDATFAMNFARRHQITCVVKSVDIAKRSKEEGVSLETAGRMSRYQFFEEVAEKIGANKIALAHHQNDQAETVLMNLIRGAGLEGLSGMPMARDKIIRPLLHCQRDQIEEYCRYWELPYQIDQSNQETEYFRNKVRLELIPKMKEYQPNFIESVGKASILLEQDRQYIEEKVEEAYSEVLCYKTDKVISINRSKLIQYHPSIVSRIIRKAYVFFNTSEQTISFDQLHHVVSLLNQKKTEKEVQLPGNIRAVFKADEINIGRKEDIEKSDSVETMEKAIPLKIPGITRLFPQNGYIRCDVFNVGKMKNRGKDPYCQYFDFDQLPEPMVIRNRREGDRLKPIGMNGSKKLKDFFIDQKIPVEKRNAIPLIASENEILWVVGHRISELVKVTQKTKKVLKIQFRSDKVQ; from the coding sequence ATGAAAGACTCTGTTATTATTGAAAAAGTAATTGAGTCAAAGCAAGTTAATATGAATGATCATATCGTCGTTGGATTTTCAGGCGGTGCGGACTCGGTATGCTTACTGCATGCATTGTTTCAATTGGCCGATACCTATCGGCTTCAGATTGTTGCTGCTCACCTCAATCATAATTTAAGAGGAATGGATTCCAATGAAGATGCCACCTTTGCCATGAACTTTGCCCGGCGACACCAGATAACCTGTGTGGTGAAAAGTGTAGACATTGCCAAACGTTCAAAAGAAGAAGGGGTTTCTTTAGAAACAGCGGGAAGAATGAGTCGATATCAGTTTTTTGAAGAAGTGGCTGAAAAAATTGGTGCAAACAAAATTGCGCTGGCTCATCATCAGAATGATCAAGCAGAAACCGTGCTAATGAACCTTATCCGCGGAGCCGGTCTTGAAGGATTAAGTGGAATGCCGATGGCTCGTGATAAGATTATACGTCCACTGCTTCATTGCCAACGTGATCAAATCGAAGAATACTGTCGTTATTGGGAACTTCCTTATCAAATAGATCAATCTAACCAAGAAACGGAGTATTTTCGAAATAAAGTGAGACTAGAACTGATTCCCAAAATGAAAGAATATCAGCCGAACTTCATTGAATCTGTTGGAAAAGCATCAATCTTGTTAGAACAAGATCGGCAGTATATTGAAGAAAAAGTAGAAGAGGCTTATTCGGAAGTTCTTTGTTATAAGACGGATAAAGTAATCAGTATAAATCGCTCAAAATTAATTCAATACCATCCATCGATTGTTTCTAGAATTATCCGTAAAGCCTATGTTTTTTTTAATACGAGTGAACAGACCATCAGTTTTGATCAGTTGCATCATGTAGTAAGCCTGTTGAATCAGAAAAAAACGGAAAAAGAAGTGCAGCTTCCCGGAAACATCAGGGCAGTATTCAAGGCAGATGAAATAAACATTGGGAGAAAAGAAGATATTGAAAAAAGTGATTCAGTAGAAACAATGGAAAAAGCTATTCCCTTGAAAATACCAGGAATAACCAGATTGTTTCCCCAAAATGGCTATATTCGTTGCGATGTTTTTAATGTTGGAAAGATGAAAAACAGAGGAAAAGATCCCTATTGCCAGTATTTTGACTTTGATCAGCTGCCGGAGCCCATGGTTATAAGAAACCGAAGGGAAGGAGATCGACTAAAGCCAATAGGGATGAATGGATCAAAGAAGTTAAAAGATTTTTTTATAGATCAGAAGATACCGGTTGAAAAAAGAAATGCGATTCCGCTGATTGCTTCTGAAAACGAGATTTTGTGGGTAGTAGGTCATCGCATCAGTGAGCTGGTAAAAGTAACGCAGAAAACAAAAAAAGTCTTGAAAATACAGTTCCGGTCTGATAAGGTTCAATAA
- the kamA gene encoding lysine 2,3-aminomutase: MRDYHDIELWKDVSEDQWNSWEWQVKNRITTVDDLKKVVNLKEGEEEGIEKCLKKLRMGITPYYASLMDPDDENCPVRMQAVPQSSELHQGSSDMDDPLHEDVDSPVEGLTHRYPDRVLLLITDMCSMYCRHCTRRRFAGQQDTGLPMDRIEAAVEYIKNTPQVRDVLLSGGDCLLVSDERLEAIIKKLREIPHVEIIRLGSRAPVVMPQRITDSLVNMLKKYHPIWLNTHFNHSKELTPEARKSLAKLADAGIPLGNQSVLLRGINDCVPVMKELVHELVRERVRPYYIYQCDLSVGIEHFRTTVAKGIEIIEGLRGHTSGYAVPTFVVDAPGGGGKIPVMPNYMISQGAGKIVLRNYEGVISAYSEPTNYSHDDECKTCQEGKEKSLGGVAGLINGEGISMEPADLERHKRSKK; encoded by the coding sequence ATGCGTGATTATCACGATATTGAACTGTGGAAAGATGTTAGCGAAGATCAGTGGAATAGTTGGGAATGGCAAGTGAAAAATCGGATCACTACGGTTGATGATCTGAAGAAAGTAGTAAACCTTAAAGAGGGAGAAGAAGAAGGAATTGAAAAATGCTTAAAAAAATTGCGGATGGGAATCACTCCTTATTATGCCTCCTTAATGGATCCGGATGATGAGAACTGTCCTGTCAGAATGCAAGCCGTTCCTCAGTCGTCAGAATTGCACCAAGGCAGTTCGGACATGGATGATCCCTTGCATGAAGATGTTGATTCGCCGGTGGAAGGGCTGACCCATCGTTATCCGGATCGAGTTCTTTTGTTGATAACGGATATGTGTTCCATGTACTGTCGTCACTGTACAAGACGACGTTTTGCGGGTCAACAGGATACTGGTCTTCCAATGGACCGGATTGAAGCGGCAGTAGAATATATTAAAAACACACCTCAGGTAAGAGATGTTCTTCTTTCAGGAGGAGATTGTCTGCTGGTATCAGATGAACGACTTGAAGCAATTATTAAAAAACTGCGCGAGATTCCTCATGTAGAAATCATTCGATTAGGAAGTCGTGCGCCAGTGGTGATGCCCCAGCGAATTACAGATTCTTTGGTAAATATGTTGAAAAAATATCATCCCATATGGTTAAATACACATTTTAATCACAGCAAAGAATTAACACCAGAAGCACGTAAATCTTTGGCTAAACTTGCTGATGCCGGTATTCCTCTTGGTAACCAGTCTGTATTACTGCGAGGGATCAATGATTGTGTTCCTGTGATGAAAGAACTGGTTCATGAACTGGTAAGGGAAAGAGTTCGACCCTACTACATCTATCAATGTGACCTGTCTGTAGGAATAGAACATTTTCGAACGACTGTAGCGAAAGGTATCGAAATTATTGAAGGTCTGCGTGGTCATACATCAGGATATGCCGTGCCTACTTTTGTGGTGGATGCACCTGGCGGCGGTGGAAAAATACCTGTTATGCCAAACTATATGATCTCCCAAGGAGCTGGGAAAATTGTGTTGAGAAATTATGAAGGTGTTATCTCTGCTTATTCTGAACCGACGAACTATTCTCATGACGATGAGTGTAAAACCTGTCAGGAAGGCAAAGAAAAAAGTCTGGGTGGTGTTGCAGGCTTGATTAACGGAGAAGGGATATCCATGGAACCGGCGGATTTAGAACGTCATAAAAGAAGTAAAAAATGA
- the kamC gene encoding lysine 5,6-aminomutase reactivase ATPase KamC: MNYFMNSDTPDQIGLKDFMAKVPVETEYGRIMKENLDPYPLEDKETLNVLYAEIQEMIQAKEEHPGLLKELRRLLHGQKNIRKSIENAGKQQVLSDVEFFEIKKQGLAMQRLSRHLKKHKRILFPSVKLYSVQWLTELLDPEETGIETFYIYDAYDSKLKALRSQKLQLQEAMIKEEKNREKQIEEITGLKVLWNKELHIPKENSAYRESLEALNTYVLANETKSHWVYRPLRQEKEDVLEDIRREEEVLEQKIRQWLSRCIGDKSKELLENTYRIAHLDLLLGKVAMAITFRCCKPKISEKAEISIFSGRHTGLEERLKKDKLSCIPVDLTAEKGVTLITGANMGGKTMSLKMTALLLALAQMGFWVPAESFSFMPMHYIYFSTGDQQSQEKGLSTFGAELEGLKKALEVADKQGVILLDELASGTNPKEGYGISKAIVENLSQRSAISIVTTHYDGIGEIPEVRHLQVVGLREENLEHLKEELREARSVAGIFEKYMDYRLRPKESKDPVPRDAIRVAEIMGLPESIIKNAQTYLKEKEE; this comes from the coding sequence TTGAACTATTTTATGAATTCGGATACTCCGGATCAAATCGGACTAAAAGATTTTATGGCAAAGGTACCTGTAGAAACAGAATACGGACGCATCATGAAAGAAAATTTGGATCCCTATCCTCTGGAAGACAAAGAAACCCTTAACGTGCTATATGCAGAGATTCAAGAAATGATCCAAGCGAAAGAGGAACATCCAGGACTATTGAAAGAATTGCGAAGGCTTTTGCACGGACAAAAGAACATTCGTAAATCCATTGAAAATGCTGGGAAACAACAAGTGCTTTCTGATGTGGAATTCTTTGAAATAAAAAAGCAAGGGCTGGCAATGCAAAGGCTGTCTCGTCACTTGAAGAAACATAAACGAATCCTTTTTCCATCTGTTAAACTTTATTCAGTACAGTGGTTAACGGAACTTCTGGATCCAGAAGAAACCGGAATAGAAACCTTTTACATTTACGATGCGTATGATTCTAAACTGAAAGCTTTAAGATCTCAGAAATTACAGTTGCAGGAAGCAATGATAAAAGAAGAAAAGAATCGAGAAAAACAGATAGAAGAAATAACGGGGTTAAAAGTACTTTGGAATAAGGAGCTTCACATCCCGAAAGAAAATTCAGCCTATCGGGAGAGTCTGGAAGCTTTGAATACTTATGTTTTAGCAAATGAAACCAAAAGCCATTGGGTATATCGTCCCTTGCGACAAGAAAAAGAGGATGTTCTGGAAGATATTCGGAGAGAAGAAGAAGTACTGGAACAAAAAATTCGTCAATGGCTTAGTCGTTGCATTGGAGATAAAAGCAAAGAGCTGCTGGAAAATACGTATAGGATAGCCCATCTGGATTTATTGTTAGGAAAAGTTGCGATGGCAATTACCTTTCGATGTTGCAAACCAAAAATATCTGAGAAAGCAGAAATAAGCATTTTCAGTGGAAGACATACAGGGCTTGAAGAGCGCTTAAAGAAAGATAAGTTGTCTTGTATTCCGGTAGACCTTACGGCTGAAAAAGGCGTTACGCTTATTACTGGTGCTAATATGGGTGGTAAAACCATGTCATTGAAGATGACTGCCTTGCTACTGGCATTGGCACAAATGGGTTTTTGGGTGCCGGCGGAATCTTTTTCTTTTATGCCTATGCATTATATATACTTTTCAACAGGGGATCAACAATCTCAGGAAAAAGGATTATCCACTTTTGGAGCAGAACTGGAAGGCTTAAAAAAAGCGTTGGAAGTTGCTGATAAGCAAGGAGTTATCCTGCTGGATGAGTTGGCAAGCGGAACGAATCCAAAAGAAGGATATGGGATATCGAAAGCCATTGTAGAGAATTTAAGCCAGCGATCGGCTATTTCCATTGTAACAACTCATTATGATGGAATAGGCGAAATCCCGGAGGTGCGTCATTTACAGGTGGTTGGATTACGTGAAGAAAACCTGGAACATCTTAAAGAGGAGTTGAGAGAGGCGCGATCGGTAGCAGGAATTTTTGAGAAATATATGGATTATCGACTGCGACCGAAAGAAAGCAAAGATCCAGTTCCAAGAGATGCCATACGTGTAGCGGAAATAATGGGGCTTCCTGAGTCGATCATCAAAAATGCGCAGACGTATTTGAAAGAAAAAGAAGAATGA
- the kamD gene encoding lysine 5,6-aminomutase subunit alpha encodes MNSKLNLDQKMIDEARRASKAVADEIQPYIDEHTTVSVERTIARLLGIDGIDEVDRPLPNIIVNHVREQGGLNEGIAYWIGNAMVYTGKGPQEIAEAVSREEFSLTEIPAQNRQEVIRAVTSKAEETVEKIKHNRKQRETMIETMGEGKKPLLYLIVASGNIYEDVIQAQAAVRQGADIIAVIRSTAQSLLDYVPYGPTTEGFGGTYATQENFRIMRKALDEVGEKVGRYIRLCNYCSGLCMPEIAAMGALERLDVMLNDALYGILFRDINMQRTFVDQYFSRVVNGFAGIIINTGEDNYLTTADAVEEAHTVVASQFINEQFALKAGLPEEQMALGHAFEMDPELTNGFLLELAQAQMAREIFPKAPLKYMPPTKFMTGNIFKGHIQDAMFNLAAIWTQQGIQLLGMLTEANHTPHLHDRALSIENAKYVFNNCKDIGDEIEFKKDGIIQKRAQKVLGDAVQLLDQVEEDGILKTIEEGKFGGVKRSRTGGKGLDGVFEKSEGYLNPFIPLMLGGDR; translated from the coding sequence ATGAACAGTAAGCTAAACTTAGATCAAAAAATGATAGATGAAGCAAGAAGAGCCTCTAAAGCAGTAGCTGATGAAATTCAGCCATATATCGATGAACACACCACGGTTAGTGTTGAGAGAACCATCGCTCGCTTGTTAGGGATTGACGGAATTGACGAAGTTGATCGGCCCTTACCTAATATTATCGTAAATCATGTGCGTGAACAAGGAGGGCTCAATGAAGGAATTGCCTATTGGATAGGAAATGCCATGGTATATACAGGAAAAGGACCTCAGGAAATTGCAGAGGCCGTTAGTCGTGAAGAGTTTTCCTTAACAGAGATCCCTGCTCAAAATCGACAGGAAGTAATTCGTGCAGTGACCAGCAAGGCAGAAGAAACCGTTGAAAAAATAAAGCATAACCGAAAACAAAGAGAAACCATGATTGAAACCATGGGTGAAGGTAAAAAACCATTATTATACCTTATTGTTGCTTCTGGGAATATTTATGAAGATGTGATTCAGGCGCAGGCAGCCGTAAGGCAAGGCGCTGATATTATTGCAGTGATCAGAAGTACAGCTCAGAGTTTGTTGGATTATGTACCTTATGGGCCAACAACAGAAGGTTTTGGCGGAACTTATGCAACGCAAGAAAACTTCAGAATCATGCGAAAAGCGCTGGATGAAGTGGGAGAAAAAGTAGGAAGGTATATACGTTTATGTAATTACTGTAGTGGTCTTTGTATGCCTGAAATTGCGGCAATGGGAGCCTTAGAAAGACTGGACGTTATGTTGAATGATGCCCTTTACGGAATATTGTTCAGAGATATTAATATGCAAAGAACCTTTGTAGATCAATACTTTTCCAGGGTGGTTAACGGGTTTGCAGGAATTATTATCAACACCGGAGAAGATAACTACCTGACAACAGCGGACGCTGTGGAAGAAGCTCATACGGTGGTGGCATCACAATTTATTAACGAACAATTTGCGTTAAAAGCTGGATTGCCGGAAGAACAAATGGCTCTTGGACATGCTTTTGAAATGGACCCGGAGCTTACCAATGGATTTTTACTGGAGTTGGCCCAAGCGCAAATGGCCAGAGAAATTTTTCCTAAAGCACCGTTGAAATACATGCCGCCAACGAAGTTTATGACGGGCAACATCTTTAAAGGTCATATTCAAGATGCCATGTTCAATTTGGCTGCCATTTGGACACAACAAGGGATACAACTTTTGGGAATGTTGACGGAAGCTAATCATACTCCGCATCTTCATGATCGTGCCTTGTCGATTGAAAATGCAAAATATGTATTTAATAATTGTAAAGATATAGGGGATGAGATAGAGTTCAAAAAAGACGGCATTATTCAAAAGAGAGCTCAGAAAGTTCTGGGAGATGCCGTGCAGCTTTTGGATCAGGTAGAAGAAGATGGTATTTTGAAAACCATTGAAGAAGGTAAATTTGGAGGCGTTAAAAGATCAAGGACGGGCGGTAAAGGCCTTGACGGTGTATTTGAAAAATCTGAAGGATACCTTAATCCCTTTATACCCCTTATGCTAGGAGGTGACCGGTAA
- the kamE gene encoding lysine 5,6-aminomutase subunit beta, whose protein sequence is MAIEKVDLSNVKPYGDTLNDGMIQLSFTLPVPYGEEAKEAARRLMLKMGLEEPNVVNAMDLGIGYTYFIVYAKSSHTINYNAINVPKVDVDRMTKEEVEEFIEKKIKRDVVILGACTGSDAHTVGIDAIMNMKGYHGHYGLERYKGIEAHNLGSQVENEELISKAIEMKADALLVSQVVTQKDVHIKNLTELIELLEAENLRDKLIVVCGGPRISHELAKELGYDAGFGTNTYAEDVGSFVIHELVERNLV, encoded by the coding sequence ATGGCTATTGAAAAAGTAGATCTTTCGAATGTAAAACCTTACGGGGATACACTTAATGATGGGATGATTCAGCTAAGTTTCACTTTGCCGGTGCCTTATGGTGAAGAAGCAAAGGAAGCGGCAAGACGCCTGATGCTTAAAATGGGACTGGAAGAACCAAATGTTGTTAATGCCATGGATTTAGGGATTGGATATACCTATTTCATTGTTTATGCAAAGAGTAGCCATACAATTAATTATAACGCGATCAATGTTCCGAAAGTTGATGTCGATCGAATGACCAAGGAAGAAGTGGAAGAGTTTATTGAGAAAAAGATTAAAAGAGACGTGGTTATTCTGGGCGCCTGTACAGGATCCGATGCGCATACGGTGGGGATTGATGCTATTATGAATATGAAGGGTTATCATGGGCATTATGGCTTGGAGCGGTACAAAGGAATTGAAGCGCACAACCTTGGAAGTCAGGTGGAAAATGAAGAGTTAATATCGAAAGCAATTGAAATGAAAGCAGATGCATTGCTGGTATCACAAGTAGTGACGCAAAAAGACGTCCACATCAAAAATCTGACAGAACTTATCGAATTGTTAGAAGCAGAAAACTTGAGAGATAAGTTAATTGTTGTTTGCGGAGGGCCGAGGATATCTCACGAACTGGCTAAAGAATTAGGATATGATGCAGGATTTGGTACCAATACTTATGCGGAAGATGTAGGTTCTTTTGTGATTCATGAATTAGTTGAACGAAATTTGGTCTAA
- the kamB gene encoding lysine 5,6-aminomutase reactivase subunit KamB, translated as MKLQDYLSKKDCRRIAVIGMSKNAGKTVVLNRLIAEMNESNMVIGITSTGRDGEEEDLVTQTEKPRIYVPVNTILATTEVCLGNSEAKVEILDTTGENTPMGQVVIVKVRQAGFIQIAGPDTNAGIKKVMISMEEHGANRILVDGAIDRKASASPAVSDGCILATGAVLHRDPEQVIKMTKHQVDIYSLPAVEEKEIIKAWNTFTEKGSVAVIDQKGAMRILPIRSAINSGRKLGNALEKGDRWLLVKGSLTGKAVQELMQVTSLYKEVTILMADATKVFITEKEWKLWKHMGVGLKVINPINLLAVTVNPVSPEGYVFDKQKFHREMQQALGLTPVIDVLEEG; from the coding sequence ATGAAGTTACAAGACTACCTTTCTAAAAAAGACTGCCGACGCATTGCGGTGATCGGCATGTCAAAAAATGCTGGAAAAACGGTGGTGCTTAATCGGCTAATAGCAGAAATGAACGAAAGCAATATGGTCATAGGAATCACATCAACAGGAAGAGACGGGGAAGAAGAAGATTTAGTGACACAAACAGAAAAGCCGCGCATCTATGTTCCAGTCAATACGATACTGGCAACCACAGAGGTTTGTCTGGGAAACAGCGAAGCGAAGGTGGAAATTTTAGATACTACCGGTGAGAATACCCCAATGGGTCAAGTGGTGATAGTGAAGGTAAGGCAAGCAGGATTTATTCAAATTGCAGGTCCGGATACCAATGCCGGGATAAAAAAAGTAATGATAAGCATGGAAGAACATGGCGCTAATCGAATTTTAGTCGATGGCGCCATCGATCGTAAAGCCAGTGCTTCACCAGCCGTATCTGACGGGTGTATTCTTGCTACAGGTGCCGTCTTGCACCGTGATCCGGAGCAGGTAATCAAAATGACGAAACATCAGGTGGACATATATTCATTGCCGGCCGTTGAAGAAAAAGAAATAATCAAAGCGTGGAATACCTTTACGGAAAAAGGAAGTGTCGCTGTGATTGATCAGAAAGGTGCGATGAGGATACTGCCGATACGATCGGCCATTAATAGTGGTCGCAAGCTTGGGAATGCACTAGAGAAAGGCGATCGATGGTTGTTGGTAAAAGGAAGTTTAACTGGGAAAGCGGTCCAGGAACTGATGCAAGTCACTTCTTTGTATAAAGAAGTGACAATCCTTATGGCGGATGCAACAAAAGTGTTTATAACAGAAAAAGAGTGGAAACTATGGAAACATATGGGCGTAGGGCTTAAAGTAATCAATCCTATTAATCTTCTGGCCGTAACCGTAAACCCGGTTTCGCCAGAAGGGTACGTATTTGATAAACAAAAGTTTCATCGGGAGATGCAACAGGCACTTGGTCTAACTCCTGTTATTGATGTGCTTGAGGAAGGATGA